The stretch of DNA CTTTCCTACACACCCCCATCTTGGCTTCAAGTCCAGGGCCTGATAAGTAGGTGGGTTTGGGGCAGGCCCGCAGCTGACTTCTGTATGGGGAAGGGGCTTGGGAAGCCCCATTCTTCATGAGTTTATCATGACACTCAGACTAGCTCAGAGACGGGGAAGGACAACAAGGTTTCCCCCTCCGGGTGGCAACTGCCCCCTACCCCGGGAGGTAGGTGAGAGAAGGGAACTTTCCCGTGCCTTTCTGTGTCTGAACACTGAGTGGGGATTCTCCCCAGACCACAGCCCAGCTCTAACTTACTGGTGGAGTCAACTGCACTTTCTTCAGCTTTCTGGGACTGGTAGGTTAGGGGACAGAGGGAGGTCACTGAGAGCCCTAGGGCTTGGCCCCACTGGCTCTTAACAGGAGTTGGAGACCGAGGATGTAGTCCAAACTGCTTTGATGAGACTATCCCTCGGGTCAGGGGTGGAGTGACGCTGTCCAGCCAAGCTCAGGCCAGCTAGGAGTCAGAGACGTACAGCGCCTCCACCGCGTCACTCAGACCCTGGCTGACACCCCCCACAGCCAGGAGACAGTTCTTGAAGACAATGCTGGAGCAGGCACAGCGGGGGGTGGGCATGGCAGGGAGGGCCTCCCACTTGTTCTTCTCTGGGTGGAACGCTTCTGCTGTCTCCAGGACCGTGGGCTGGTTTCCTGAAAACAGGAGAATCAGATCTTAGACCCTGGAGCCCAACCACCAAGCCGTGTCCCACAGTGACCATCTCCCAACCCAGAAGTAAAAGCCAACCAAGCAACTTCCTTGTCTTTTTACAGGATGGTCCCCCTTCTAGCATCCTGGGCCAAGAATTCCTGTCAAGCAACTTTGTCCCGTGCTCCTTCTCTCTTCGATTTCATTTTAAGAATAGGATTGTtagtggggcggtggtggcgcacgccttgaataatcccagcatttaggaggcagaggcaggcagatctcagtgagttcgaggccagcctggtctacagagcaagttccaggacagccagagctacacagagaaaccttgtcttgtgGGGGATTGTTTTCTTCACTCTCGGTTACCGTTTCAGTTTCTAGAGCACTACTTCCTCCCTCctgatgacacacacacacacacacacacacacacacacacacacacacacaaacctagcTTATATGGTTGTTCATGAATGAGTATAGTGGGGTATGTCTACATCGAGTAAACACTGGCTGCTTGGAAGCCCCACTGCCTTTATCATCATGCCTTAATGACTTCAGTGTGCCCCACACCGCAGTCCAGCCTTCAAAATACCAGCAGTCTTTGAGAGGGAGGAGTTATATATCAAATCCAGAATTAGGACCATTTATTTGATCATTTGCTTTgctatctcaagatccagctggATGTCCAAGAAGAGCTGGGTCCATGAAGGTTGACAACTAAACCTTTGACCCTTTGTCTCCAGCTATCCCCAGAAAGGGACTCGGGGACCTTGGTCCAGTACAGGGGTTCACAGTTATCAGTATGTCCCTTATCCTTTCTGGATCTCCATTTTCCTAGTACGGAATTGAAAGAACCCATGGGGGGCCCACGTGGAAAGGTCAAGTCCAGACTGTATTGAATTCTTTGGAGTAAAGCAGTGGGAGGTGTGCAAGAAGTCAGTACCGTCTGTCACTCAAGTACAGTGTGCCAAGGACCAGAACCACAACACAGAACAGCTGCAATGATCTATCCTTACCGAGTCCCCCAGCCACTATGACCCGTCCACTCAGGCCACCAGCCACGAAGTCTGCCCGGCGCTTCTTGAGGAAGAATGAGCGCTCCATCTTCAGCCATCCCCCTGCAAGTGTGCACAGTGACAGGACAGAGACGGAGAATTAGGTGCTCGTGTCCCCTAACAAATACAGATGAATCCCAAGTGGCTCTTACCCTGGGCGGCTACTCCCTTGTGTTCAGGATGCAGAGAACATCCCTGCTGATTGAAATGACACCCTCTACCACCTCAGCCTTCTCTGGTGCCTGGCACAGTCTAACGTATACAACTCCCATGAGCCCCTGTTCTGTTTAGGTTTTCCACGGTTCTAAACTGGAGAGGAATCTGATTAAAGGTGGTGAATGGAGAAATCAGGATCCCTCTGATTCTCCATCAGCACAGGAAGAGTCCCTTCCTAACCTGGTCCTGCACAGGTactgggggtggaggaggaagggccACAGTGGAAAGAGCCACCAGGCCAAAGGTGCCTGGAATTGAATTTGACTGCAAGCATATCCGTGAGTTAGGAAGGATGCTCAGACACTGGAGAGGCCTGCCTGGATATGTAAGCAGCCCCAGGAAGATCTGCCAGGATGGGGAAAGTGGGGATCAGTCAGAAGAAAGGCAAGCAGCCAAGGGGGTGGGAATCCAGCTCACCCTGTTCCATGTCGAACACATCCATTGTCCGGAGGAACTTGGGCTGCCGATAGAGACGACCCTGTCGCAGGCCTCCCAGGCTGTACAGGTGGTTGTCCAGGGTCACAAAGCTGGAGAAAGCCCGCTTACAGGGAATGTTGGGGAACTTGGTCCAGGACCGAGATTCTATGTCAAAGACCTCGAAGGCATTGACCGCATACTTAGACTGTCGTCCCCCTGGAGGTGGGAACAGGGTACACGGTGGACAAAAAAGCAGTCCCTGAGAACCAACAGGACTGGGATTTCCCTTCTGTTTTTCGGTCATTTGAAAGACTCCTCGAGGGCTGGAACAGTGTGATTATCCCCCAGGGCCAGGGAAATTCTCAGGCTGTGGGCATTGCTTCCTAGGGAACTCACCCAAGGGAGCAAGGAGAAGAAATGAACAACAAGGAGCTTGTCCTTACCCAGCACATAGATCTTGGAGCCCCGGAGGAAGGAGGTGGCAGCATATCTTGGAGTGGGCATGGGTGCTAGCGACACCCACATGTCCTTTAGCATGTCGTAGTGTTGCAAGTAGTTGTGTGGACGAAGGTCCAGGCCCATCCCACCTGCAGCATACACTCGATAatctaagaaaacacacacagagagagacggTTTGGCTCGCAGGCACCCAGAGACAGGGCCCAACAGAATCTATAGCCTTCCATAGGCCAAGCCAATTCCTGGACACTGCTCTGCTAATGAATCCCAGCTGTCTTGGTGGGGTGGGTAGCACCATTCAAAGTCCCTATTACGGCTAAACCTGGGTCTTCCTGAAGCTGTGGCAGGACTGTGCCTCGGCCCTCATGAGTGCCAAGTCCTTAGCAAAGCCTGAGATACTAAACCCTGCGCAGAGGCGGATGACAGTGAAGCCTGAGTCTAGGTAACCCTTTGCAGGTttgtgtccccccaccccaccccccgtcctcctgtcctcctgtccAGGCACCCAGGGGGCAAGGCGAGGGGAGACCTCCAGGGGTGACCTGTCCCATAGGATCCCATAGGAACTCTCAGACACTAAGTCTCCAGCCATGGTGAAGTCCTTCAGAACTATAGCCGGCCCCAGTCGCCAGCCCCGGCCTGTCAGCAGTTCTGTCTGCTACCACAGTGGGGAAAAGGTATTCTCCTTCACATGTACAGAAGCTTGCAGGATCCAGGAGGCCCCTGTGTGGAGCGGGATGATAAGGCCAggtctggaggaggaggaggaggctttgGGGAACTGACCCTTCAGAAACCTTGCCCTTAGAGAGCTAGGTTCTCTGAGCAGGGAgtcccctcttttctcctctgctcTTGGCAGTAGGCAGCTTCTCAGGGACTCGGCACATTGTACCAGAGAACATGGACTACCATTTGTGTTTCCCCAGCCCTTGCCTGAAGGGGTTTCCTCTCAGGAATCTTCAGTACCTGTACGTGGTTCTGGCTCCCAGCAGCCCTTGCTCACAGCCTTTCTCTGTGTGGTGCCTTGACTCTTGGGTGTTACTACTGGACAAAGTGAGCAACCCTATCTCTCTCCACTTTCCACCCGTACTAGGGGTGGGTAGGGGGGGATCCTAACCCTAAGCCTAAGGCTGGGAAAGGGCCTGATGATGAGCACCTGATTAACACAAATTCCACCTTCCCTTCTAGGAACACCCCCTTCAGGAAAAACTCTATCCACTCCACAGTCATTCAGGCTGGCAGCCAGTTCTGACCCATCCTTTGAACCTCAACTGGGATTCCCTGAGCTGCAAAGCAGGGGGCCAGAGAACTTGGCTTGGTGCCTCCTGTGTGATGGTATCTCCATTGCTCTGTTACTGCATGTAACTGATACCAGCTTGACCTGTTCCTCCCAATACACCCAAGGTCCTTGAGAATTTGTTCATCTATGAACTCAGTACAATGGTTGACATGTAAATGTTTACCAACCTAACTATTGAATTCTTTTGACTTTATAGTTTGGAGCACAGGCATGGTCGTGACTTACTATCTATTTAACCTCGGGTAATTAACCTTTCAGGGCTTCCTGCTGCTTCttctaaaaacagaataaaaatagcaCTTATCTCATTGGATAAAGGGATAAAGCACCAAAGGTACGCCTTGATTTTTAACTTTTAGTATGATTTAACAAAGCTAGGGATGGAGTATACTCATTATTCTCAGTGTCCCCATGGGCCTTTGGGCCTtccatccttttcttttctttttttttaaaaaaaataggttcttactatgtagcttgaactcacaatccttcgGCCTCAGTCTGCTGAACTCATTCTGCAGCCTAGGCAAGTCTTGAACTTGCcactcccctgcctcagcctccagagtagctaggattacaggccttcagcaccaggcctggcttttcaTCCTTCTAACTGGCAGATCATGGAAACCCTACTGTCCACCCTGCCCAAGGGGGTTCTGGGCCCCAGCTTCTCACCAATCACTTCCAGGGCCCagattttctactttttttctttctccttgtgaCCTAGGAGTGTGCCAGGGACAGAACAGGTGTTGAAGAAAGGCTGGTTTCTGATCTGCCGTATGCCACACAGGCAGCTGGGGTCATGTCGCTAAAGAAGCAGTGTCTACAGCGTGGAGGCAAGTGTATCCGAACTTGGGGTCTCTTAACTTTCATTCTCATCAAACTGTGTTTTCAGCAAAACAGCTGTTGGACCCCCTCTATAGGCTCTAAAAGCTCCCCCCAAAAAGGTCAAATGAGAATTTAAAAACCACATGCAGTCCACAGAACTCGGTGGACCCGGACACTCCGCTACACGAGTCCACCTTTGGAACATGCTGACCTGCCCTCAGTACCACTGACACTACAGTCAGGAGTTAAAGAAGATCCTGGGATCCGGTCCCAAAGCCTCCTCGGCAGACCTGGTGTTGGTAGAAGGATGGGATGAGCATCCTCAGGAACCTACATAGgtaggttgggggtggggggtggggtgccaAGGGGGAATGTGGTCATTCCGCTGAATGCCAGGGTATGCAGAGTCATTGCAGATAACCCCATAGCTCACACCTTGGTGCTCCCTCTGCAGTGGCCTGCCCAGGCTGCCAGGAGGAACCCGCTGGAGCTGACTCCTGGCATCAGATGGAATTCCTAGACATTTCACCTGCTCAGCCTCCCTTCCCAATCTGTAAAATAAGGGCAATGGGTCTCTAGTTTTAGTACTTAATGTAAGGCTCAAATATGACGGGGAACGTGCTATTGGCCGCCCAAATCATGTTGCATTCCATCCGTTTTCCCTGTGACCCCTTACTTCCTTCTCTACGCCCACCCTCAACCCTGGCCCCACTTGCCTTTGGCTGTAACAGAAATGCCCATGGCAGCCTCACGCAGCACGCTCCTCTTCTTCCACTTGCCCTCATCGATATTGTACATTTCCACGACCTTCAGAGGCAGTTGATTGGTGCCCACACCCCCGATCACCATAATCCGCTTTCCTAGGGCAGTAACCGCTACCCCGGCCCTGGCTGTGggcagggagggcagggaggtCCATTGGTCGGCCTCGGGGGAGTAGACCTCGAAGCAGTCCATCGGGACGCCATTGTCATCACATCCCCCGATGGCATAGACCTGCCCTCCGGTCTCCAGCAGTGAGCAGTAGACCCGGCGGCTAGGCAGTGGAGCAAGGCGCTTCCACTGAAAGTCCTTGACATTGGGCACCTCCATGGCAGCCCGGGGGAGGGCCCTGCTCGCGCGCCCTCACAGCGTCCGGACAAGGTCCAGCCCCGGGACCCGCGGGCTACTCGGCGCCCGCCCGCACGTCCCCTCTTGCAGCCTCCATCTCGCGTTGCGCGGGCTTCCGCCGACGCCCGCTGGCTTCTCCGGGTCCCTCGGGTGTCAGCGGGCCGGCGACGTCCACCCCTGGCTCCGCGGGAAGAACCCGGCGAATCTAGGGCAGCAGGACGCCGGCGGTAGCCCGCCCTGGGTCAACTTTGCAGGATGAGCCCCGCCCCGCCCGGTCCCCGGGAGCGCGGAGCCCACCCCGCCGCGCGTGGGCGCCGCGCTCGCCCCTCACTAGCTCCCGGGCGGTGCCCGCAAGCCACGCACGGCTTTCACCGCCAGCCCGGCAGCCGCGGAGCCGGGGACAGCGTGCCCTGCTCTTCCCGGCCCGCACGCCGCTGTCACCCGCGCAGGCGAGCGGCTGCTAGACACCGAGTCCCGGTTGGCCGGAGGACGCCGGTTCCCCGCACCGCCTCCCCGCAGCCGCCACACCTGGGCAGGAGCCCACGCGCCCCGCAGCGGAGGCTGTGGCCTGTGCGTCAGCCCCGGCAGCCGGGGCGGGCGAGGGCAGGGCCTGCCGTGTCTCCGGGGTCGGAGGCAGCCGGAGCAGGAGCCGGTGCCCAGATGACAGGCAGATCCCGCCAGCGTGGGGGCGGGCGTTTGCGAGTGTTTGTTTTGGGTGAGGAGGCGGAGAGCCCAATTACCCGGTTTGTCTACAGTACACAGACCCAGTTCGTGACaagctggttttgttttggggggaggtaTTCTCACACGGTCAAACCTCAGAGCCGAGTTAGGAGGCAGTGACATGCATGCAGCGGGGGACCCGCAGATCGAACAATCGGCACGCCACGCGTATGCATGCAGCTCACCCAGAACCTGCCTTCCCTCCTGAGTGGACACGTCCACAAAGCCGCAGATAAAGTCACAGACAGGGGGACCACAACTGAACATACCGATAGACGACTGGGAggatctcccccacccccacccccacccccaaaccttTATATACATCACTAGAAGGGCAAACCTGATTAGCAAATCCTGGCCCTTGGCACCAACCACAGGACTGGATAGATAACCTCTTCAAACCTGTACCCAGCATCAGACCCTTCGGAACTGTGGTTCCCCAGTAATACAAGCGCCAGTAACACACTGGACCACCTAGTGGTGTCTCTCCAAGTCCACAGGGTCTTCCTATCTGGCTTCCTTCCACCTGGAAACCCTCAAGCTTGAGAGCCGGACAgactttgcactgtgtgtgcacaCGGTGTGGTGTGTATTTCCCCCCAA from Peromyscus eremicus chromosome 15, PerEre_H2_v1, whole genome shotgun sequence encodes:
- the Klhdc8a gene encoding kelch domain-containing protein 8A isoform X1, which encodes MEVPNVKDFQWKRLAPLPSRRVYCSLLETGGQVYAIGGCDDNGVPMDCFEVYSPEADQWTSLPSLPTARAGVAVTALGKRIMVIGGVGTNQLPLKVVEMYNIDEGKWKKRSVLREAAMGISVTAKDYRVYAAGGMGLDLRPHNYLQHYDMLKDMWVSLAPMPTPRYAATSFLRGSKIYVLGGRQSKYAVNAFEVFDIESRSWTKFPNIPCKRAFSSFVTLDNHLYSLGGLRQGRLYRQPKFLRTMDVFDMEQGGWLKMERSFFLKKRRADFVAGGLSGRVIVAGGLGNQPTVLETAEAFHPEKNKWEALPAMPTPRCACSSIVFKNCLLAVGGVSQGLSDAVEALYVSDS
- the Klhdc8a gene encoding kelch domain-containing protein 8A isoform X2; this encodes MEVPNVKDFQWKRLAPLPSRRVYCSLLETGGQVYAIGGCDDNGVPMDCFEVYSPEADQWTSLPSLPTARAGVAVTALGKRIMVIGGVGTNQLPLKVVEMYNIDEGKWKKRSVLREAAMGISVTAKDYRVYAAGGMGLDLRPHNYLQHYDMLKDMWVSLAPMPTPRYAATSFLRGSKIYVLGGWLKMERSFFLKKRRADFVAGGLSGRVIVAGGLGNQPTVLETAEAFHPEKNKWEALPAMPTPRCACSSIVFKNCLLAVGGVSQGLSDAVEALYVSDS